One Cryptococcus neoformans var. grubii H99 chromosome 3, complete sequence genomic region harbors:
- a CDS encoding high-affinity iron transporter has product MAKDLFSVTIFFIVFRETVEAAIIVSVLLSFVEQLMTSGGLRNGDAQVDQLSEEEEIKKTKRILRRMRIQIWAGTLTGFVIAVAVGAAFIAVWYTTLTDLWSNTEELWEGIFSLIACIIIYVMGLTFLKMDQSRVKWRIKLSEAFAHRAGKALFSFGGNKEDGEPDRALTQEELAEEQAMKKKARSGKYAIFFLPFITVVREGLEAIVFVGGVALGQDGASIPIAAIVGLIAGIFVGWCIYRTGSTLALHWFLIVSTCFLFLIGSGLFSKGVYDFEYYRFSSAVGGDVAESGNGPGSFQVAGNVWHLEYGNPEPGAVGTNGGWQVFNAILGWNNTASLGSILSYCFYWIAVIIGLAIMKWYEGRLTIFGGGSKAHGRIQARAEIKRAADAQAAEGQASEGSEKDEDASEEGTARNTAHLNKNKDPEDALIPMTKNSL; this is encoded by the exons ATGGCGAAGGACCTATTCTCggtcaccatcttcttcatagTCTTCCGTGAGACGGTCGAAGCGGCCATCATCGTTTC GGTTTTGCTGTCCTTCGTGGAACAGCTTATGACTTCTGGAGGCCTCAGAAATGGTGATGCCCAAGTTGACCAGCTTtcagaggaggaggaaataAAGAAAACGAAACGAATTCTTCGGCGAATGCGTATCCAA ATTTGGGCGGGTACTTTGACCGGTTTCGTCATTGCCGTTGCTGTCGGCGCTGCTTTCATTGCTG TC TGGTATACT ACTTTGACCGACTTGTGGTCCAATACAGAAGAATTATGGGAGGGTATTTTCAGTCTTATCG cttgcatcatcatctatGTCATGGGTCTCACCTTTTTGAAGATGGACCAATCTCGAGTTAAATGGCGTATCAAGCTTTCCGAAGCTTTCGCTCATCGTGCCGGCAAGGCCCTCTTCAGTTTCGGCGGTAACAAGGAAGATGGCGAGCCTGACAGGGCACTCACCCAGGAGGAGCTCGCCGAAGAGCAAgccatgaagaagaaggctcgAAGTGGAAAGTAtgccatcttcttcctgccTTTCATCACTGTCGTGCGAGAGGGTTTGGAAGCTATTGTCTTCGTTGGTGGT GTTGCTTTAGGCCAAGATGGTGCCTCTATCCCCATTGCTGCGATTGTCGGCCTCATCGCCGGTATCTTCGTTG GATGGTGTATCTACCGCACTGGCTCTACTCTTGCTCTTCACTGGTTCTTGATTGTTTCTACTTGCTTCTTGTTCCTCATCGGTTCGGGATTGTTCAGC AAAGGTGTTTACGATTTTGAATACTAC CGATTCTCTTCTGCtgttggtggtgatgtTGCTGAGTCTGGTAACGGCCCTGGTTCATTCCAAGTTGCTGGTAACGT CTGGCATCTTGAGTACGGAAATCCTGAGCCCGGAGCTGTCGGCACCAACGGTGGTTGGCAGGTTTTCAACGCCATTTTGG GTTGGAATAACACCGCTTCTCTCGGATCTATCCTCTCTTACTGTTTCTATTGGATTGCGGTCATTATTGGTTTGGCTATCATGAAGTGGTACGAAGGCCGTCTTACAATCTTTGGTGGAGGCTCTAAAGCCCATGGCCGTATCCAAGCAAGGGCTGAAATTAAGAGGGCGGCCGACGCCCAGGCGGCCGAGGGCCAAGCTTCAGAAGGATCTGAGAAGGACGAAGACGCTTCTGAGGAGGGCACCGCCCGCAACACAGCTCATCTCAATAAGAATAAGGATCCCGAGGACGCTCTCATTCCCATGACTAAGAATAGTCTTTAA